In Vigna angularis cultivar LongXiaoDou No.4 chromosome 8, ASM1680809v1, whole genome shotgun sequence, one DNA window encodes the following:
- the LOC108319042 gene encoding sphingoid long-chain bases kinase 1: protein MRDMHRNSTGSTNNSTNTNNKISSALRLSSPQQSLRRLGLCSQIATGEHSSPVVFPEKRAKVKASRKSSVPTTLRPDDQDTSENFEHRIDIGAGGGGDEKSDLLGYVVFSGKLVLDKRKISTNNNADAQQTSDVTNQDAVDAKLTSKALAWGSQVLHLDDVISVSYNAGLRHFTVHSYPFKKASCGLSCFIKSQRSRKDFRFVASSIEEALQWVGGCADQQCFVNCLPHPLSSSKKQASSELFQSDTPPELLFRCKTPPKMLVILNPRSGRGRSSKVFHGIVEPIFKLAGFRLEVVKTTCAGHARNLASSVDISTCPDGIICVGGDGIINEVLNGLLSRDNQKEGISIPIGIIPAGSDNSLVWTVLGVRDPISAAMAIVKGGLTATDVFAVEWIQTSTIHYGLTVSYYGFVSDVLELSEKYQKRFGPLRYFVAGFFKFLCLPRYSYEVEYLPALKTEREGKISGEKEAVDMSDLCTDIMSRSNKDGMPRASSLSSIDSIMTPSRISGGDLDTCSSNHASTEPSELVRGLDPKSKRLSSGRGNVTAEPEVIHPQLPLSTTPNWPRTRSKSRNDKGWTGLTTTLDTTRWGNTATNDREDISSTLSDPGPIWDAEPKWDADPNWDVENPIELPGPSDDTVMGSTKEVVPRFGDKWVVSKGRFLGILVCNHACRTVQSSQVVAPKAEHDDSTLDLLLVHGSGRLRLLRFFLLLQMGRHLSLPYVEYVKVKSVRIKPGKHNHNGCGIDGELFALNGQVISSMLPEQCRLIGRFRL, encoded by the exons ATGAGAGATATGCACCGGAATTCTACTGGTAGTACTAATAACAGcactaatactaataataagaTATCATCGGCACTAAGGCTGTCCTCACCTCAGCAATCTCTGAGACGCTTGGGACTGTGTTCCCAGATAGCAACGGGGGAGCACTCCTCTCCTGTCGTCTTCCCCGAAAAACGTGCCAAAGTGAAGGCTTCCAGGAAGTCCAGTGTCCCCACTACCCTTCGTCCGGATGATCAGGACACCAGCGAGAATTTCGAGCATAGGATTGACATTGGAGCAGGTGGAGGAGGAGATGAGAAGTCTGATTTGTTAGGATACGTCGTTTTCTCTGGAAAACTTGTTTTGGATAAGAGAAAAATTTCTACAAATAATAATGCGGATGCTCAACAAACTTCTGACGTTACCAACCAAGATGCTGTAGATGCCAAACTAACAAGCAAGGCCTTGGCTTGGGGCTCCCAAGTGCTGCACCTTGATGATGTTATCTCG GTTTCTTATAATGCTGGTCTCAGACATTTCACAGTGCACTCGTACCCATTTAAAAAAGCTTCATGTGGGCTTTCTTGTTTCATAAAATCTCAACGAAGTCGCAAGGACTTTCGCTTTGTAGCTTCTAGCATAGAAGAAGCACTGCAATGGGTTGGTGGATGTGCAGATCAACAGTGTTTCGTGAATTGTCTTCCTCACCCTTTATCGTCTTCAAAGAAGCAGGCATCCTCAGAGTTATTTCAATCAGACACCCCTCCAGAATTGCTCTTTAGATGTAAAACTCCACCTAAGATGCTTGTAATTTTAAACCCACGATCGGGTCGGGGTCGTTCAAGTAAAGTTTTCCATGGCATTGTGGAACCGATATTCAAG CTTGCTGGGTTTAGATTGGAGGTGGTTAAAACAACATGTGCGGGTCATGCTAGAAATCTTGCATCAAGTGTGGACATCAGCACTTGCCCTGATG GAATTATCTGTGTTGGTGGTGATGGAATAATCAATGAG GTTCTTAATGGTCTCCTTAGTAGAGACAATCAAAAGGAAGGAATATCTATACCTATTGGAATCATACCGGCTGGTTCTGATAATTCACTGGTATGGACTGTTCTTGGAGTCAGAGATCCGATTTCTGCAGCAATGGCAATTGTAAAG GGGGGTCTTACTGCTACTGATGTCTTTGCTGTTGAATGGATTCAGACTAGTACAATTCACTATGGATTAACAGTCTCATATTATGGTTTTGTTAGTGATG TGTTGGAACTTTCTGAAAAATATCAGAAGCGCTTTGGTCCACTGCGGTATTTTGTTGCTGGATTCTTCAAGTTCCTGTGCTTACCACGCTACAGCTATGAAGTTGAATATCTTCCAGCTTTGAAAACTGAGAGAGAAGGAAAGATTTCAGGTGAAAAGGAAGCAGTTGACATGTCAGATCTGTGTACTGACATCATGAGCAGATCAAATAAGGATGGAATGCCCAGAGCATCTAGTCTTTCAAGTATTGACTCAATAATGACTCCAAGTCGTATATCTGGTGGGGACCTGGATACCTGTAGTAGTAACCATGCTAGCACGGAACCTTCTGAATTGGTGCGTGGTTTAGATCCAAAGTCTAAACGCCTATCATCTGGAAGGGGCAATGTAACAGCAGAGCCAGAAGTTATCCATCCTCAGCTGCCTCTATCAACAACTCCAAACTGGCCAAGAACCAGATCTAAGTCAAGGAATGATAAAGGATGGACTGGATTGACCACAACACTTGATACCACTCGATGGGGCAATACTGCAACGAATGATAGAGAGGATATATCATCAACACTGTCCGATCCTGGTCCTATCTGGGACGCTGAACCAAAATGGGATGCTGATCCTAATTGGGATGTGGAAAACCCAATTGAATTGCCAGGACCATCAGATGACACGGTAATGGGATCTACAAAGGAGGTTGTGCCTCGTTTTGGGGACAAATGGGTTGTGTCAAAGGGACGATTTCTTGGCATTCTGGTTTGTAACCATGCATGTAGAACAGTTCAGAGCTCTCAGGTGGTTGCTCCCAAAGCTGAGCACGATGATAGCACACTAGATTTGCTCTTGGTTCATGGGAGTGGTAGATTGAGGCTGTTGAGATTTTTCTTACTTCTACAAATGGGTCGACATCTTTCACTGCCATATGTTGAATATGTCAAG GTAAAGTCCGTGAGGATAAAGCCTGGGAAGCACAATCACAATGGATGCGGTATTGATGGTGAGCTTTTTGCACTCAATGGACAAGTAATTTCTTCTATGCTTCCAGAGCAGTGCAGGCTTATTGGTCGCTTTCGTTTATGA
- the LOC108319043 gene encoding ferredoxin-thioredoxin reductase, variable chain produces MTSSMVSVSPNCYCNCNCSSTTMMHMRKTTKMPLSVAMKSKVVRGVRCEVAINAVEESTTSAEAKVGARVKVKVGVKVYHVPKVPELDLTGMEGEIKQYVGLWNGKRISANLPYKVQFVTDVQGRGPVKFFAHLKEDEFDYV; encoded by the coding sequence ATGACATCGTCGATGGTGAGCGTGTCTCCAAATTGTTATTGCAACTGTAATTGCTCATCGACGACGATGATGCACATGAGGAAGACGACGAAGATGCCTTTGTCAGTTGCAATGAAAAGCAAAGTCGTTCGTGGTGTTCGGTGCGAGGTTGCCATAAACGCGGTGGAAGAGTCGACAACGTCAGCAGAGGCGAAGGTTGGAGCGCGGGTTAAGGTGAAGGTGGGTGTGAAGGTTTACCACGTCCCCAAGGTTCCGGAGCTTGACCTTACGGGTATGGAAGGTGAGATCAAGCAGTACGTTGGCCTCTGGAACGGTAAGCGAATCTCTGCCAATCTTCCTTACAAGGTTCAATTTGTCACTGACGTCCAAGGTCGTGGTCCTGTCAAGTTCTTTGCCCATCTCAAGGAAGATGAATTCGATTATGTTTAG